From one Gossypium hirsutum isolate 1008001.06 chromosome D08, Gossypium_hirsutum_v2.1, whole genome shotgun sequence genomic stretch:
- the LOC107918054 gene encoding protein RGF1 INDUCIBLE TRANSCRIPTION FACTOR 1 yields the protein MVIMGIEKPAWLEALYTQKFFVGCCYHETAKKNEKNVCCLDCCISICPHCIPSHRFHRLLQVRRYVYHDVVRLEDVQKLIDCSNVQAYTINSAKVVFIKKRPQNRQFKGAGNYCTSCDRSLQDPFIHCSLNCKVDFVVKHYKDLTPFLRTCNTLTLSPDFLIPQDMGEDEMTNETPHSTVVDSNEPQSLSSGSDNTSMAMAMAMAMAYNSGQHQIVRKKRSGLYLCGRSASKVSDEDMATSMSRRKGIPQRSPLC from the exons ATGGTGATCATg GGAATTGAAAAGCCTGCATGGTTAGAAGCACTGTACACACAAAAATTCTTCGTGGGGTGTTGTTACCATGAGACAGCAAAGAAGAATGAAAAGAACGTGTGCTGCTTGGATTGTTGCATCAGTATCTGCCCTCATTGCATACCCTCACATCGCTTTCACAGGCTTCTGCAGGTTCGTCGCTACGTCTATCATGATGTTGTCAGATTGGAAGATGTTCAGAAGCTTATCGATTGCTCTAATGTTCAG GCATATACTATTAACAGTGCTAAAGTGGTGTTCATCAAGAAGAGGCCTCAAAACAGGCAATTCAAAGGCGCTGGAAACTACTGTACTTCTTGTGACAGAAGTCTTCAAGACCCTTTTATCCATTGCTCTCTGAACTGCAAG GTGGATTTTGTGGTAAAACACTACAAAGACCTCACACCATTCTTAAGGACATGCAATACCTTGACACTCAGCCCTGACTTTCTGATTCCACAAGACATGGGAGAGGATGAGATGACAAACGAGACACCACATTCGACAGTAGTGGATAGCAATGAGCCACAAAGCTTGTCGTCAGGGTCAGACAACACCAGCATGGCAATGGCAATGGCAATGGCAATGGCATACAATTCTGGTCAGCACCAGATTGTGAGGAAGAAGAGAAGTGGGCTGTATTTGTGCGGGAGATCAGCTTCCAAGGTGTCTGATGAGGACATGGCTACAAGCATGAGTAGAAGAAAAGGCATTCCCCAGAGATCTCCTCTATGTTAG